The genomic window AGCACTTTGTTCATATAATAAGGAATAGTGAATAGTATAGGTTGAAATTTATTTTATTAATAAATTTCTATAATATAGTTAAAGATTTTGTCCAAAAACAAAATCATCCTCTGAAAGAACATCTAGCCCTAACGGGATAAAAGGTTATTTAAATATTGTTTTAACTTATAGGCTATTAGCCTTGATATAATGTAAGTATTAAATTTATTGAGCTATCGCTCTAAAAACTTATCAAGGTATTTTTAGAAAAACTACAAGGAGCATAATGAAAAGTTAATTTTTCATTATGCTCCTTTCCTAGCACCTGACACCTATAAAAAAGTGCATCACACTTTTTTATAGGTGTTACATTTCCCAGATTTTTTCATCTGTTGTTGAAATTCCAATAGCACCAGCTTTAATACTTTGAATTACGTCTTCTTTATCTTTTATTAGACCACCTGCGATTACAGGTCTATTAGTTTGTTTGTTTATAGTATAGGTTATTTTGCCCATAATTCCAGGCAAAATTTCTGCTGCATCTGGGCGAATAGTTTTTAATGATTCTATAGCGTTATTTAAAGAAAGAGAATCAATTATAAAAAACCTTTGAATTGCAAACATATCCATGTCTTTTGCAGCTTTTATTAAAGTGGATTTAGTAGATATTATTCCATCAGGTTTTATATTTTCATGAATATATTTTAAGGCAGTAACATTCCTCGAAAAGCCGTCTATTAAATCTATATGTATGAATATGCATTTACCGTTACTTTTAACTTTGCTAACGATTTCTTTTAAATTAAATATATCTCCTGTAAGCAGAAAAACTATTTCACAGGGGGATTCAATTGCCTTGTCTAACTTACTAATATCTTTAACTGCTGCTATTATAGGATTAATTTGTATTCGGTCAAAAAAAGCTTTTTTCAAATAGCTCACTCCTTCATTTCATGTTTATTTAATTTCTAAGAACATAGCCTTTGATCTTTGATATGCTACTAAATAATTCTTTTAAAGGCTCAGATGATAGTGGGTTGTTAGAAATAGAACTTCATCTGAGCCTTAGTAAAGTTAATTTAATAAAATTTCTTGTAAGGTAAAAGTATATACAGTACTATATAATTATTATACATATTTTTTATTATAATAAAAAGAGCAAAATTTATTTTAATTGAAATTTATTGAAATTTTACAATAAATTATAACTGTATATAATCTAAGAGGATTTTTCTAATGCTATAAGTGATGCACCTAAGGCACCAATAATTTCAGGTTCTTTAGGAATAAAAATTTTATTATTAAGCTTTTTTTCTAAGCATTGAACAACTCCTATATTTTTAGCTACTCCACCAGTTATCATAAAACCTTCTTCACGTTTAATTCTATCTATTAAAGATAGGGTTCTATTTGCAATAGAATTACAAATACCATATATTATATCACTTTTTTCTTTGTTTTCAGCTATGAGAGAGATTACTTCAGATTCCGCAAAAACACTGCACATACTTGTTATATCTATATTTTCTTTGTGTTTTAGTGAAAGAGATCCCATTGTATCTATAGATACTTCAAGAGTTCTAGCCATCATTTCTAAAAATCTACCTGTGCCAGCAGCACATTTGTCATTCATAGCAAAATCTTTAACATTACCCTCACCATCTATTTTAATAGCTTTGCTATCTTGTCCACCAATGTCTATTATAGTTCTAATATTTGAATTTAAGAAGTTAGCTCCTTTAGCATGACAAGTTATTTCTGTTACTGTTTGATCTGCAAAAGGTATACTTACTCTTCCATATCCTGTAGATACTATATAGCATAAATCTTCTATACACAGTCCTGATTTTTTTAGAACTTCATTAAGGGCTTTTTCTACGCCTATGGAGCTTTTAGAACTTGTTTTTACAATAGAAAAAGAAACTATTGATTTATTTTCATCTATAATTACAGCATTAGTAGAAGTTGAACCACTATCAATTCCAAGAGCAAATTTACTTTTATGCACTTTATTAACAGATGAGGAACAATTTTTTTCAACAGATGTGGAAAATTTATTTAAGGATTCTACAAAAGCTTCTATTCTCGTCCTAATTTGACCTTCACTTTGTTCACTATAATCTGTTTCTATTTTAATCATAGGAACGTCTAGATTATTTTTAAAATTTGAATATTCATAGGAGTAAAAATCGCAAAATTTAATTGTATGATAAATAATACCTGAAAAATTTTCTTTTAAGATGGAATAACGTTTATCTATATCAGCCATTCTGAGGCAAGGAAAGTAATTTAATATGTTTTTAGCATATTGAGTTAATATATCTTCATTATCATAGATTTTATTGTAAAGTCCATAATTAGAGGTACATGTAAAATTATAGACTTTTCCGTTGATGAGTTTTTCAATATATTCTATTAAAGAATTTTTACATCTACCTCCCATAAGAGCAAGCTTAAGAGAAGTGCTATTTTCAGTATATACATGATTATTTTTATTATTTACAATTTTTTTAAATTCTTTTTCATTAAATATTTTTCCACTATAATGTTCATAGTGATTAATAAATTTAAGTATTTCATTTTTAAATAGTTCTATAGAACAACAAGAATTTTTTTGGGGGATGTCAATTATGTGAAGAAAATTAAATTCACCTTGAAATTTTAGGACATCATACAATCGTTTTATACTATCACAGCAGTTTACAAGTATTAATTCTTTTATTTGTTTTTTTAAACAAAATTCTAAAACAGATTTACAATAAAAGCACATATTTGGATGCATTAATGTATCAGAATTATGAAAGTTTGTTATGTAAGGGTCTATTTTCATTACTTCTTCTCCAAAACTTTCTAAAATCTCTATAGGAGTATATTTACATACATAACCTATCATTTATACAACCTTCTTTCTTTGGTTTGTGTCTATTATTTCTAGAAAAGCTTCTACTCTAGTTTTTATCTGACCGTCTTGAGTATTACGTCTGTCTACTGCATCTCCATCAATAGATAAGAAGGGGATATTATTTTCTTTTAATAAATCTTTTAGAATCATAGTTCCACCAGTAGATTGTTTACACCCCCAATGACAGAAGTTTATTACAGCATCTGCATCAAGTTCTTTAGCAGCTTTTAATATGTTTTTAGCTTTTTTTTCAAAGCTACCATTATATTGATTTAAAAGCATTTTTTTTGCTAAGGCATTAAACGGGTTATTATAGTCTAGTTCATCCATATAATCAAAGCTAAAATCACAAGTTAAAAGCTGATATTCATGGCTTAAGTTAAAATAATTCTTTAATGTTTTATGATAAAAAGGTAGAAGATGTACCCATAAAATTTTTTTACATGATGTTTTATTAAAGTATTGAATATCTTCTGATTGCATTTTGTAAAATTTATGAGTTTTTTTTCTTCCAAGAGCAACATGAGAAGTGAAAAGTTTATACATTTCTAATGTAAGTGTATTTGGAAAATACTTTGTTTTAAGCTTATTATAGAATAATTTTCTATAATATAAAGTAGAGTTTTCCAATATTAAAATCTCTTTTAACTTATTTACATTTAAACTTTTTTTCATGGTGTCTTCTATCATGCATACCATTTCTTTTATTTGATTTGCCACATAAAATTCAGTATCTTTATTATATTCATAAGGGATATCTATAATATAAAAAGGTATGTTATAGTTGTGTGAGCAGTGTCTAAAGGTATTTATGTTAGCATCACAAATCATAGAAGAAGTAACTGCAAAAGATGGTTTAGGTATAAGTCCTGAATCTATAGCTCCTAAGAAAGCCTTATGATATGAGCAAAGAGTTTCTGAAAATCCACAATTTGAGGCATAATCTATAAAATAATCTTCGCATGTAAAACCAGATAAAAATGAAGAAAATGCTTCAATAAACAAAGGATAAATACCCATAGCATGAAGTATTTCAGTTGGAGCAAAAAGATTAACTAAACCACAATTATTAGGATTTTGGAGCGGTTCTAATATATATTCAATACATATTTTATTTAGATATTGCAGAGAAGGAGGTAAATTCTTATCTCTAAATTTAGAAACCCTTAGTTTTTCAAGAGATAGACCAGTTTTTATTAAATTCAAAGCAGTTTGGGGATTATACATAGATTTTTTGATTAAATTTCCATATCTTTTAACAATATCCACATAAACACTTCCTTAATATAATAATAAATTATTAATAGCTTGATTCATAATTTATTATAGCAGAACAGATGAGAAATAATTCCATATTTCATATAAATTAAAATAAAAAACGCCATACATGGATGTGGGAGGGAAATACAAGATTTCTGGATCCATGTATGGCTTATGTTTTGTTACGAACTTACGATTTTAAGTAATAGAAAAATTCTACTTACTAATAATATAATTTAAAATCTCCACTTATACTTTATATTGTATTATTTGTTTATTTCAATGTCAACAAAAGTATTAGTATTATTTGCATTAATATATTGATATATTAATGAATTTCATAAAAATAGTATGTTTATTGTTAGATATCAAATTTATTTTGTTTGCTTTTTTTATGTAGGATATAAGGGCTAAATGTTAATACTTGTAGGTAGGCAATATTAAATGTATAATAACTATATTAATTAATTTACCGTAAGATAATGTTTAAGTTAATTATAGAAAGTTTTAAAGGAATATTAGTTTTACAGTTTGCTAAAATATCTAAATTTTATGAATTAGATATTGATAATTTAAAAGAAATTATGTCAATAATAGATAATATATAGTTAAAAATATTATTTGTAAAGTAACTTTATATATATTAATGTATATTATTTGTTTTGTAAAATACGACATGGTTTTATATAGAATGTTTTATGTAATAAAAGGTTTGTATAAATAAAAACGCTAATTTAGAGTTTTAGTTATTTTTATAGGAGGATGTAGGATGTTTAACAACAAAAAACTGAAGTATTTAATTTACTATGTTACAGGTGTTTTAATTTTGCTCATAATATTAAACTCTGTAATGAGAAGCTTTGGAACAGAACATATAAAGTATAGCGAATTTGAACAAATGCTTTCACAGAAAAAAATTGAAGAAGTTCAAATAACAGATAATCAGCTTATAGTTGTTCCTAAGCCAGGAGTAGAAAGTAAGAAGATACTTTATACTGCAAATATTGAAAAACTTAATGCTTCTGATTTGCTAGTGAAGTTAAAGGCAGCAGGAGTAAAATATGATGGGCCTGTAAAAAATCAAAATCCTTTCATGAACTTTTTCTTGGAATGGGTATTGCCATTATTAGTATTTATGGTTATAGGTAGAATAATATTTGGAAGTATGGAAAAAAGAATGGGTAATGGTGTTATGTCTTTTGGAAAGAATAACGCAAAAATTTATGCTGAAAGTGAAACAGGAAAAACTTTTCAAGATGTAGCAGGTCAAGACGAAGCTAAGGAATCATTAGTAGAAATTGTAGATTTTTTACATAAGCCTGAGAGATATACAGAAATAGGGGCTAAACTGCCTAAGGGAGCTCTTTTAGTAGGACCGCCAGGAACAGGTAAAACACTTCTTGCAAAAGCAGTTGCAGGAGAAGCTAAGGTACCATTTTTCTCTATATCTGGATCTAGCTTTGTTGAAATGTTTGTAGGTATGGGTGCCGCTAGAGTTAGAGATTTATTCAAGCAAGCAGAAGAAAAGGCTCCTTGTATAGTATTCATTGATGAGATAGATGCTATAGGAAAAAGTAGAGATAATGGAGTAGGAGGAGGAAATGATGAGAGGGAACAAACATTAAATCAGCTTCTTGCTCAAATGGATGGTTTTGATGCTTCTAAAGGAGTTGTAATCTTAGCTGCAACAAATAGACCAGAGATCCTAGATAAAGCTTTATTAAGACCAGGTAGATTTGATAGAAGAGTTATTGTTGATACACCGGATTTAAAAGGGAGAGAAGCCATACTTAAAGTTCATGCAAAAGAAGTAAAAATGTCTAATGAGGTAAACTTAGAATCTGTTGCAAGATCAACTCCAGGAGCAGTAGGAGCAGATCTTGCTAATATAGTAAATGAAGCTGCTCTTTTAGCAGTTAAAAAGGGAAGAAAAGAAGTTATACAAGAAGATTTAGAGGAAGCAGTTGAAATAATTATTGCTGGTAAAGAGAAAAAAGACAGGATAATGTCTACTAAAGAAAAGAGAACAGTTGCTTTTCATGAAGTTGGTCATGCACTAGTTGCTGCTTTATTAAAACATACAGATCCTGTTCATAAGATAACTATTATCCCAAGAACAATGGGAGCATTAGGGTATACTATGCAACTTCCAGAAGAAGAAAAATATCTTGTAAGTAAAGAAGAAATGATGGATAAGATAACTGTAATGCTTGGAGGTAGAGCTGCGGAAGAAGTAGAATTTAACACAATATCTACAGGTGCTTCAAATGATATAGAAAAAGCAACTCAAACCGCAAGAAATATGGTTACTATATATGGTATGACCGAAAGATTTGATATGATGGCTTTAGAGTCTGTTTCTAATAGATATTTAGATGGAAGACCTATTAGAAATTGCAGTGCTCAAACAGAAGCTTTTATAGATGAAGAGATGTTAAGAATAATAAAGGAATCTCATAACAAAGCTATTAAGATATTAGAAGAGAATAGAGAATTATTAACTACCATTGCTGAAAGACTCATTGAAAAAGAAACTTTAATGGGAGATGAATTCATGGATATGGTTAGAGAAATATATCCTGAAATACCATTAAAAAAAGAGAAAAAAGATAATAATAAGGAAATCAAAAATCAGGATATTGAAGAAAATAAAAAAGATATTAAAGAAGAGAATTATCAGCAAATTAAAAAAAAGGATGATCAAGCAAATAAAGAGGAAGAGGTTAATAAAGAAGAACTAAATAACCAAAGTGAAGAAGGTAGCAAGGAAAACAAAGAATAAAAAATAAAAAACGTAATACCCATATAACTATAGTACAATGCAGAATGTATTGTACTATAATTATATACATTATATTAAATTTTTTTAGAAAGAGAAGATGATTGAATGAAAAATAATGATTTTGAGAAGGAAATACAAAAAGAAATACAATTAGAGTTTGAAAAAAGTAGATTAAATGACACTATTAATATAATAAAAGAAGAAATAATAAACTGCATTAAAAAAAGAAAAAGTATTACTCAATACTTAGTAGATACTAGAAAAAATGCTGTAGAAGAATATAGGGATGACGAAGATAAGTTAATCGAATATTTTGACCACGAGAGATTTGTAAGAGAAGAAAGTTTTAAATCTATAGATAGAAAGCTAAAAGAATTCACAATATTACAACCATCACCTTATTTTGGAAAAGTAACTTTTGAAGAAAAGGATGTTGAAGGAGAAGAATATATATATATAGGTAGATTTGGGGTTACTCCAGAGGAAGCTTATGAGCCTGTAGTTGTGGATTGGAGGGCACCTATATCATCTTTATTTTATGCTGGTAAGCTAGGAAATGTAGAGTATAGTGCTCCTTCTGGGAAAATACAAGTAGATGTAAGTGGTAAAAGACAATTTATCATAAAAAAAGAAAATCTTCTTGGGATGTTTGATTCTGAAGTAGATGTAAAAGATGAAATACTTCAGATGGTTTTAAGTAAAAATGCAGAAGATAAGTTAAAAGATATAATAATGACGATTCAGCAAGAGCAAGATGATTTGATAAGACAACCAAGAGATAAAACTATAGTTGTAGATGGAATAGCAGGGAGTGGAAAGACAACAATAGCTCTTCACAGAGTAGCATATTTACTGTATAACTATAGAAAGATTCTGCAAGATAAGGTGCTTATACTAGGACCTAATAGTATATTTATGGAATACATATCAACTGTTCTTCCTAGCTTAGGTGAAATAGGGGTTAGGCAGCAAACTTTTAGCGATTTTGCAATAGGGATTTTAGAGTTAAATACTATTATGGAATTTAGAGAGTATATGGAAAAAATAATAAATAAAGATGAAGAATTTATAAAAGAAATTCTTTTTAAAACGTCTAAAGGATATATAAAAGAGTTAAATAAGTTTATTGAAATTTTGAATAAAAAGTACTTTATAACAGAGGATCTTGTTTTTGAGAATACTATAATAGTACCTAAAGAAGCAATAAAAGATTTATTTGATTATTATAAGAGTATGCCTTTGTTTAGAAGAAGTAAAAAAATAAAGAGAATACTTTTTGCCAAGATAAGAGATAAAAGGGATGAGAAAGTAAGAGAAATTGAAAAATGGTATAGAGAATCTTTATCTAAAATGGATGAAGAGAAAAAGAACTTAGAAGGATCAGAACTAATATTTAAGAGAAAGCTTAAAATCAGAGAAGTTATAAAGAATGCTATGACTTCAAAAAAATATCTTAAATGGTTGGATAATGAGAAGGTTATAGATTTATACAATAATTTAAATGGTAATAAGGTACTTACTATAGATGATTTAGCACCAATTTTATATTTAAAGATAAAGTTAGAGGGATTAAAACTTGAAGAGGAGATAAAACATGTTGTTATAGATGAGGCTCAAGATTATAGTTTGCTTCAATTTATAGTTATTAAAGAGTTAACTAAGTGTAAGGCTTTTACTATTGTAGGTGATAAGAATCAACGATTAATTCCTGTATTAGAAGACATACCTATGTTAAATTTAAATGAGGTATTAGACAATGTAGAATACTTTAATTTAAATAAGAGCTATAGATCAACTAAAGAAATTATGGAATATGCAAATAGGTATCTTGCTGAGGATAAAATAGTTCCATTAGTTAGAAGTGGAGATTTAGTTGTTGATAAATCTATAAATTCAAAAGAAGAGTTTATAAAAGAAATTGAAAATATTCTTGGTAAATTGAATAATGAAGGACTTGAAAGTATAGCTATAATATGCAAAAACAAAGAAGAAGCAAAAGAAGTCTATTCTCTTGTAAATAGAAAAATGGGAATAAAATTAATAGATAGTGAAGAAATAATTTATAACAAAGGGGGAGTAGTTATACCAGCTTATTACGCCAAAGGTTTGGAATTTGATGCTGCTATTATTATAAATTGTGAAGATGAACAAATGATTAAAGAAGATAAATTAATGTATGTTATGGCAACGAGGGCTTTGCATAAACTTTATGTTTATAATGTTAATTTAAAATAAGATATAGATTATCTAATAAACAATTATATAACAAGTCTAATTTAAAATTAAGTTTTCATGGACTCATTTATTTTAGACTATGTTTAATAAACTATTAAGTTCGTATAATTTATTAAACAATTCTAAATTCAATATAACTTATGTAGCTAAGCTTTTGTAAACTACCTAACGCTCAAACATACAAAAGCTTTTAACGCTACATGAGTTATATTAAATAAGAATTGTAATTTCTCATTATAATGAACTCAACAATTTTAAAACATATACTAAAATAAATGAGCTGTGAAAACTAAAAATTCTAAATGTAGACTAATTTTATATTTATTTTTGTTTAAAGATTTCTATATTGTTTTTCATATTTTAAAATTTTAGTAATTACATCGTTAGTTATCTTTTCAGCTTTATCAAAATTCATATTAGGTATATATAATTTTTCAAGTTCATCGTGTAGAATTTTTGCTTGAGAAATAATAGACAAGCCTTTATTTAAAAGCGTGTAAAAAGTTTGTTTTGAAACATCTATTTCAGCTTTGCTTCTTTCAAGTAAGAGTTGATTTTGATAGTCTGACATATTTATTTGAATTCCTTCAAAGGTTTTTTTATTTAGCTCATTAGAAGTTAAAATAGCAGTACTTATATTTGGTATACATATATGTTCTATTCTTTCAGGGATTAAAGGATCATGATAAACTTCAACGAAAAGACCTCTTTTTAAGGCTTCCTCATAAATATATCTCATAACTGAAGTTTTATAAGTCCCAGGTTCACCATTTAAAACATATATTTGTTTATAATCTTTATATATGGAGTCTATATAGCTTACGATACCATTAGGAGTAAAGGCAGTGGCAAATAAGTGCCTACTATTTGTAGCAACTGAAACTGTAGTGTTTTTAAATAATCTATTTTTTAAATCCTCCATAAAAACATTTATCTTTGAAAAATTTAAAGCGTCTAAATTATAACAGTTCCAGTCATCATGAATTATCTTAGCAGCACCTATATATCTATAAGCATGTTTAAAGGTTTTTCCAACTTGCTTATTAATGGATATAATGGAGTTTCTATAATCTTTAAAACTATCTTCTATCCAGCATTCTCCCATATTTAGAATTTCATCTACAGCACCAGGATTTATAGGGTCAACTACATGTGGTGATGTTCCATCAAGTATTGCTACGTTTAATTCTTTTATAACTACTCCATCTAAGGAATTATTATCAGAAGAACAATGATGATATTCTATATCATAACCTTTTTCGTTAAAATATTGCCCTACCTTTCTCATAAGAGTAGACTTGCCTGTACCAGGACCACCCTTAAGACATATTATTCGTCG from Clostridium sp. MB40-C1 includes these protein-coding regions:
- a CDS encoding glycerol-3-phosphate responsive antiterminator, which codes for MKKAFFDRIQINPIIAAVKDISKLDKAIESPCEIVFLLTGDIFNLKEIVSKVKSNGKCIFIHIDLIDGFSRNVTALKYIHENIKPDGIISTKSTLIKAAKDMDMFAIQRFFIIDSLSLNNAIESLKTIRPDAAEILPGIMGKITYTINKQTNRPVIAGGLIKDKEDVIQSIKAGAIGISTTDEKIWEM
- a CDS encoding 2-hydroxyacyl-CoA dehydratase subunit D — its product is MDIVKRYGNLIKKSMYNPQTALNLIKTGLSLEKLRVSKFRDKNLPPSLQYLNKICIEYILEPLQNPNNCGLVNLFAPTEILHAMGIYPLFIEAFSSFLSGFTCEDYFIDYASNCGFSETLCSYHKAFLGAIDSGLIPKPSFAVTSSMICDANINTFRHCSHNYNIPFYIIDIPYEYNKDTEFYVANQIKEMVCMIEDTMKKSLNVNKLKEILILENSTLYYRKLFYNKLKTKYFPNTLTLEMYKLFTSHVALGRKKTHKFYKMQSEDIQYFNKTSCKKILWVHLLPFYHKTLKNYFNLSHEYQLLTCDFSFDYMDELDYNNPFNALAKKMLLNQYNGSFEKKAKNILKAAKELDADAVINFCHWGCKQSTGGTMILKDLLKENNIPFLSIDGDAVDRRNTQDGQIKTRVEAFLEIIDTNQRKKVV
- the ftsH gene encoding ATP-dependent zinc metalloprotease FtsH, with protein sequence MFNNKKLKYLIYYVTGVLILLIILNSVMRSFGTEHIKYSEFEQMLSQKKIEEVQITDNQLIVVPKPGVESKKILYTANIEKLNASDLLVKLKAAGVKYDGPVKNQNPFMNFFLEWVLPLLVFMVIGRIIFGSMEKRMGNGVMSFGKNNAKIYAESETGKTFQDVAGQDEAKESLVEIVDFLHKPERYTEIGAKLPKGALLVGPPGTGKTLLAKAVAGEAKVPFFSISGSSFVEMFVGMGAARVRDLFKQAEEKAPCIVFIDEIDAIGKSRDNGVGGGNDEREQTLNQLLAQMDGFDASKGVVILAATNRPEILDKALLRPGRFDRRVIVDTPDLKGREAILKVHAKEVKMSNEVNLESVARSTPGAVGADLANIVNEAALLAVKKGRKEVIQEDLEEAVEIIIAGKEKKDRIMSTKEKRTVAFHEVGHALVAALLKHTDPVHKITIIPRTMGALGYTMQLPEEEKYLVSKEEMMDKITVMLGGRAAEEVEFNTISTGASNDIEKATQTARNMVTIYGMTERFDMMALESVSNRYLDGRPIRNCSAQTEAFIDEEMLRIIKESHNKAIKILEENRELLTTIAERLIEKETLMGDEFMDMVREIYPEIPLKKEKKDNNKEIKNQDIEENKKDIKEENYQQIKKKDDQANKEEEVNKEELNNQSEEGSKENKE
- a CDS encoding PRK06851 family protein, producing the protein MKGNFKHFFPGGNTSKGFYSFYRYILPQESARRIICLKGGPGTGKSTLMRKVGQYFNEKGYDIEYHHCSSDNNSLDGVVIKELNVAILDGTSPHVVDPINPGAVDEILNMGECWIEDSFKDYRNSIISINKQVGKTFKHAYRYIGAAKIIHDDWNCYNLDALNFSKINVFMEDLKNRLFKNTTVSVATNSRHLFATAFTPNGIVSYIDSIYKDYKQIYVLNGEPGTYKTSVMRYIYEEALKRGLFVEVYHDPLIPERIEHICIPNISTAILTSNELNKKTFEGIQINMSDYQNQLLLERSKAEIDVSKQTFYTLLNKGLSIISQAKILHDELEKLYIPNMNFDKAEKITNDVITKILKYEKQYRNL
- a CDS encoding UvrD-helicase domain-containing protein, coding for MKNNDFEKEIQKEIQLEFEKSRLNDTINIIKEEIINCIKKRKSITQYLVDTRKNAVEEYRDDEDKLIEYFDHERFVREESFKSIDRKLKEFTILQPSPYFGKVTFEEKDVEGEEYIYIGRFGVTPEEAYEPVVVDWRAPISSLFYAGKLGNVEYSAPSGKIQVDVSGKRQFIIKKENLLGMFDSEVDVKDEILQMVLSKNAEDKLKDIIMTIQQEQDDLIRQPRDKTIVVDGIAGSGKTTIALHRVAYLLYNYRKILQDKVLILGPNSIFMEYISTVLPSLGEIGVRQQTFSDFAIGILELNTIMEFREYMEKIINKDEEFIKEILFKTSKGYIKELNKFIEILNKKYFITEDLVFENTIIVPKEAIKDLFDYYKSMPLFRRSKKIKRILFAKIRDKRDEKVREIEKWYRESLSKMDEEKKNLEGSELIFKRKLKIREVIKNAMTSKKYLKWLDNEKVIDLYNNLNGNKVLTIDDLAPILYLKIKLEGLKLEEEIKHVVIDEAQDYSLLQFIVIKELTKCKAFTIVGDKNQRLIPVLEDIPMLNLNEVLDNVEYFNLNKSYRSTKEIMEYANRYLAEDKIVPLVRSGDLVVDKSINSKEEFIKEIENILGKLNNEGLESIAIICKNKEEAKEVYSLVNRKMGIKLIDSEEIIYNKGGVVIPAYYAKGLEFDAAIIINCEDEQMIKEDKLMYVMATRALHKLYVYNVNLK
- a CDS encoding acyl-CoA dehydratase activase, giving the protein MIGYVCKYTPIEILESFGEEVMKIDPYITNFHNSDTLMHPNMCFYCKSVLEFCLKKQIKELILVNCCDSIKRLYDVLKFQGEFNFLHIIDIPQKNSCCSIELFKNEILKFINHYEHYSGKIFNEKEFKKIVNNKNNHVYTENSTSLKLALMGGRCKNSLIEYIEKLINGKVYNFTCTSNYGLYNKIYDNEDILTQYAKNILNYFPCLRMADIDKRYSILKENFSGIIYHTIKFCDFYSYEYSNFKNNLDVPMIKIETDYSEQSEGQIRTRIEAFVESLNKFSTSVEKNCSSSVNKVHKSKFALGIDSGSTSTNAVIIDENKSIVSFSIVKTSSKSSIGVEKALNEVLKKSGLCIEDLCYIVSTGYGRVSIPFADQTVTEITCHAKGANFLNSNIRTIIDIGGQDSKAIKIDGEGNVKDFAMNDKCAAGTGRFLEMMARTLEVSIDTMGSLSLKHKENIDITSMCSVFAESEVISLIAENKEKSDIIYGICNSIANRTLSLIDRIKREEGFMITGGVAKNIGVVQCLEKKLNNKIFIPKEPEIIGALGASLIALEKSS